One genomic segment of Ictalurus punctatus breed USDA103 chromosome 12, Coco_2.0, whole genome shotgun sequence includes these proteins:
- the LOC108272747 gene encoding uncharacterized protein LOC108272747 — translation MSKQDEIQKDFLLPDLKNDGVKLYLQKIRKVASDNRGSEIKLKKVEKYSFKVGTLEETSYKDEPDMVDEWEQFYLPDHMFMEVIGVVEKFPCNSPNDELVLMVCEDGKVFAFEGNRLHLVSNNLEELFKNGLQFPGTEQYYSGQSFEDMSEEDWDRVRESKEVKEKRKEHQEMLESMKDSYLNNLDIIMGREREEPIPFPEGKPLVPVLNMQ, via the exons ATGAG TAAACAAGATGAAATTCAGAAGGACTTCCTTCTTCCGGATCTCAAAAACG ATGGGGTGAAGCTTTATCTCCAGAAGATCAGAAAAGTTGCTTCAGATAACAGGGGGTCAGAGATTAAACTGAAAAAGGTAGAAAAGTACAGTTTCAAGGTCGGAACTTTGGAAGAAACATCGTACAAAGATGAGCCCGACATGGTCGATGAGTGGGAGCAGTTCTACCTCCCAGATCACATGTTCATGGAGGTGATTGGTGTTGTTGAGAAGTTCCCCTGTAACTCCCCCAACGATGAGCTGGTGCTGATGGTGTGTGAGGACGGGAAGGTGTTTGCTTTTGAAGGTAACAGGCTGCATCTCGTCTCTAACAACCTGGAAGAGCTGTTTAAGAATGGCCTCCAGTTTCCAGGAACCGAACAGTATTACAGTGGGCAAAGCTTTGAGGACATG AGTGAAGAAGATTGGGACAGGGTGAGGGAATCAAAAGAAGTgaaggagaagaggaaggaACACCAGGAAATGCTGGAGAGCATGAAGGACTCCTATCTCAACAACCTGGACATCATCATGGGGAGAGAGCGAGAAGAG CCAATCCCTTTTCCTGAGGGAAAGCCACTAGTTCCTGTTTTAAACATGCAGTAA